The window CGGACAGGTTTGATCGGTCCGATGCGCGGGGTGCTGAACGCCAACAAGCCGTCGGGCATATCGTCGTACGATGTCATCCGACACATCAAGTCCATCCTTCGGTCGCCAGTTCCCATTGGACACGCCGGGACGCTGGATCCACTTGCATCGGGTGTGCTCCTCATACTCCTGGGTGAGGCAACCAAGGTCAGCCGTTTCTTACTCAACCTGCCTAAGGAGTATGTGGCCGGCGTGTTGTTCGGGAAACAGACCGACACCGACGACATCACCGGGGCAACGTTGAGTGAGCGGCCCGTGAGCGACCTCACGGCGGATTCGGTACGAACCGGTCTAGAGCGATTCACCGGCGAGATCGAACAGGTGCCGCCCGCATTCTCCGCCCTGAAGCAGGACGGCGAGCCGCTGTACCGACTCGCCCGCAAAGGCCAGGTAGTCTGCCCGAAGCCACGCAAGATCGTGATCTCCAAGCTGGAACTGCTCGACTGGCAGCCTCCGACCGCGACAATCAGGTGCGTGGTGTCGGCAGGGACGTACGTCCGGGCCCTGGCTCGCGATCTGGGCAAGTCGCTGGGCACAGTCGCGACGCTGGCGTCTCTGGTCCGCACTAGAGTGGGGCCGTTCAGCATCGAGGACGCGACCACGCCGGACTCGCTCGACGCGACCTCGCTGATCGAAAGGCTCGCCCCGATCGACGTCGCGCTGTCCTGGATGCCGCGCCTGGCAGTCTCCCCCATTCAGGCGCGGCAACTGCATCAGGGCAAGGTAGTAAGCGAGCTTGGCGGCCCGACTCCGTCCGGGGTTGACGGCTTTGCGTTGGCCGAGACCGAGGATCTCAGATTCCTCGCGGTCGTCGCTCTATTAGGTGGGAGGATGCGAACTGAACGAATAGTCTATGCCGACTGACGCTGGTTCGCCGACCCTGATTCCGGGCCCGGCAGCTCCGCTGGTAGTTGCCCTTGGCTCGTTCGACGGCGTCCACCTCGGACACCAGCAGATCATCCGTCGCGCTTCCGGCATCGCCGCGGGTTTGGGTGGCGTGACCGCAGTCCTAACCTATGACCCTCTTCCCGCTCAACTCATCTACACCGACTTCACCTACGTGCTGACCCCGCTGAACGAGAAGAAGATCCTGCTAACCGAACTGGGCGTACAGTACATCTGCGTACTCCGGTTCGATGCCGGCCTGCGTAGCACCACCGCACCTGACTTCATACAGCGCCACATTGTCGAGTCACTGCGCCCGGTGGCAGTGGTTGTCGGCCACGACCATCGCTTCGGCAGTCACGGAACCGGTGACGCCGGCCTGCTCAGGCGGACCTTGGAGCCGCTTGGCATCAGGGTCGAAGTCGTCCCGGAGATACTGCTCCGCAGCGTACCGGTTCGGAGCACGACGATCCGCGAGCACCTGCTTCTCGGCCACGTCGGCCTGGCGGCCGAACTGCTCGGTCGGTGCTACGCCATGAGCGGCACAGTCGTTCCGGGTACGGGAACCGGGCGCCGACTCGGGTTCCCGACCATCAATCTGCGTCCGTTCGAACGGGAGACTCTGGTTCCAGCGGATGGAGTCTACGCTTGTC is drawn from candidate division WOR-3 bacterium and contains these coding sequences:
- the truB gene encoding tRNA pseudouridine(55) synthase TruB; amino-acid sequence: MRGVLNANKPSGISSYDVIRHIKSILRSPVPIGHAGTLDPLASGVLLILLGEATKVSRFLLNLPKEYVAGVLFGKQTDTDDITGATLSERPVSDLTADSVRTGLERFTGEIEQVPPAFSALKQDGEPLYRLARKGQVVCPKPRKIVISKLELLDWQPPTATIRCVVSAGTYVRALARDLGKSLGTVATLASLVRTRVGPFSIEDATTPDSLDATSLIERLAPIDVALSWMPRLAVSPIQARQLHQGKVVSELGGPTPSGVDGFALAETEDLRFLAVVALLGGRMRTERIVYAD
- the ribF gene encoding riboflavin biosynthesis protein RibF, with the translated sequence MPTDAGSPTLIPGPAAPLVVALGSFDGVHLGHQQIIRRASGIAAGLGGVTAVLTYDPLPAQLIYTDFTYVLTPLNEKKILLTELGVQYICVLRFDAGLRSTTAPDFIQRHIVESLRPVAVVVGHDHRFGSHGTGDAGLLRRTLEPLGIRVEVVPEILLRSVPVRSTTIREHLLLGHVGLAAELLGRCYAMSGTVVPGTGTGRRLGFPTINLRPFERETLVPADGVYACRVDAAGRTFDALLNIGHRPTFGGETRTIEAHLLDVQLAAPPRTAVFRLVDRLRPERRFE